From the genome of Rhodobacteraceae bacterium Araon29, one region includes:
- a CDS encoding MFS transporter: MSSTQKTPARVRKSTVFFIVMTVVIDAMGIGLIIPVLPDLLLDVLPNTTLAEAAVWGGVLSSLFAIMQFIFSPILGTLSDQSGRKPVLLLSLTVMVGYYLVMALAQSIWLLLIGRVIGGITAATNATAAAYMADISKPEEKAARFGLIGAGFGVGFVLGPVLGGLLGELGHRAPFYAAAALAALNALIGFLVLPETVTDQMRRKFSWQKANPLGAMKTIGSFSGLKALLIVLLIYSIGTAVYPSVWPFFTAERFDWSPRMIGISLTIYGLCFAIVQGVLVRPAITYLGERNTVILGFGFEIFAMSFIAFVSNGMMLMAMTPVASLGVLSQPALQAIMSRRISDDMQGALQGVLSSLNAVAMIVTPLVMTSLLSLFSRPSMPIYFPGAPFLLAAMMVVACLIIFIRLRNLFENPTSPAQQ, encoded by the coding sequence ATGAGCAGCACCCAGAAAACCCCCGCACGGGTTCGAAAATCAACCGTGTTTTTTATTGTGATGACCGTTGTGATCGACGCGATGGGCATTGGATTGATTATTCCGGTGTTGCCGGACCTCTTGCTTGATGTGCTGCCCAACACCACTCTTGCAGAAGCTGCCGTCTGGGGCGGCGTTCTATCGTCTTTATTTGCTATTATGCAGTTCATTTTTAGCCCAATTCTTGGGACATTATCGGATCAATCCGGCCGCAAACCTGTTTTGCTTTTGTCTTTGACGGTTATGGTCGGCTATTATCTGGTGATGGCGCTGGCGCAAAGTATTTGGCTTTTGCTCATCGGCAGAGTGATCGGCGGCATCACCGCTGCCACCAATGCCACCGCAGCAGCCTATATGGCCGATATTTCCAAACCTGAGGAAAAGGCTGCGCGGTTCGGTTTGATCGGTGCGGGCTTTGGGGTTGGATTTGTCCTTGGGCCAGTCCTTGGCGGCTTGCTGGGCGAATTGGGGCACCGGGCGCCATTTTATGCCGCTGCTGCATTGGCTGCCCTTAATGCGCTTATTGGATTTCTTGTGCTGCCCGAAACTGTCACTGATCAGATGCGCCGTAAATTTAGCTGGCAAAAAGCAAACCCATTGGGCGCGATGAAAACAATTGGATCCTTTTCCGGGTTAAAGGCTCTGTTGATTGTGCTTTTGATATACTCAATTGGCACAGCGGTTTATCCATCTGTATGGCCGTTTTTTACAGCCGAACGGTTTGATTGGTCACCGCGCATGATCGGTATTTCACTGACCATATACGGGCTTTGTTTTGCCATCGTCCAAGGCGTTCTGGTGCGTCCTGCAATAACTTATTTGGGTGAGCGCAACACTGTGATCCTTGGGTTCGGGTTTGAAATCTTTGCGATGAGTTTTATCGCTTTTGTCAGCAACGGGATGATGTTGATGGCAATGACCCCTGTCGCCTCGCTGGGCGTGCTCAGCCAACCGGCGCTTCAGGCTATCATGTCGCGCAGAATATCGGATGACATGCAAGGCGCGCTACAAGGTGTACTGAGCAGTCTTAATGCTGTTGCAATGATTGTGACTCCGCTGGTCATGACCAGCCTTTTATCGCTGTTTTCAAGGCCCAGCATGCCGATTTATTTTCCCGGCGCCCCTTTTTTGCTTGCTGCAATGATGGTGGTTGCCTGCCTGATCATCTTTATCCGACTGCGAAACCTTTTTGAAAACCCGACGTCACCGGCCCAACAATGA
- the pcaD gene encoding 3-oxoadipate enol-lactonase yields the protein MLYADLGHIKLHYRVDGDPSGQPVVFANSLGTDLRLWDPILPLLPKSLRIIRFDKRGHGLSECPAAPYSMGSLVRDTEALLDYLKVKDCIFVGLSIGGMIAQGLAVKRLDIVRALVLSNTAAKIGQPSMWDERITAVKASGIDALADSTLERWFSKKFHSSSDLQLWQNMLVRQPAAGYLGCSAAISGTDFFTSTSGLRLPALGIAGAEDGSTPPDLVRETINLIPGSQFHLIRKAGHLPCVEQPAEYAQVLTEFFRSVGQCE from the coding sequence TTGCTTTACGCTGATTTGGGACATATAAAACTGCATTATCGTGTTGATGGCGACCCCAGCGGCCAGCCAGTGGTTTTTGCCAACTCGCTTGGAACAGATTTGCGGCTTTGGGACCCGATTTTACCGCTCTTGCCAAAATCGCTGCGTATAATTCGCTTTGACAAACGCGGGCATGGTCTTTCTGAATGCCCGGCTGCGCCCTACTCTATGGGCAGTTTGGTGCGTGATACGGAAGCCCTGTTAGATTATCTAAAGGTGAAGGATTGTATCTTTGTCGGCCTGTCCATCGGCGGCATGATTGCCCAAGGCTTGGCAGTGAAACGTTTAGATATTGTGCGTGCGCTGGTGCTGTCCAACACGGCGGCAAAAATTGGCCAACCCTCTATGTGGGATGAGCGTATCACAGCGGTGAAAGCCAGCGGAATAGACGCTCTGGCAGACAGCACTCTTGAACGATGGTTTAGCAAAAAGTTCCACTCAAGCAGCGATTTGCAGCTCTGGCAAAACATGTTGGTGCGGCAACCAGCAGCAGGGTATCTTGGCTGCAGCGCTGCAATTTCTGGCACTGACTTTTTTACCTCAACCTCTGGCTTGCGGCTCCCGGCATTGGGTATCGCTGGGGCAGAAGATGGCTCAACACCGCCTGATTTGGTGCGCGAGACAATCAATTTAATTCCCGGCTCGCAATTTCATCTTATCCGCAAAGCTGGTCATCTTCCCTGCGTTGAGCAGCCTGCCGAATATGCCCAGGTTTTGACCGAATTTTTCCGTTCCGTTGGCCAGTGTGAATAA
- the chrA gene encoding chromate efflux transporter, with product MPQPSLMQTLPIWARIGMLSFGGPAAQIALMHRVIVDEQKWMREREYLNALAFCMLLPGPEAMQLATYSGWRLHGIRGGLAAGLLFVLPGAAVILALAAIYLLYGDVPWLQALFLGIKAAVLVIVLEALLRVTKRSLTQTRHWLIAGLSFFSLFCLSLPFPLVILVAGIYGFWFASLEHSPNRDAKVDVSPLRSLATILIWLLIWWAPILVVAHFAESGVLAEIGIFFSKLATVTFGGAYAVLAYMAQDAVEAKHWLSATEMMDGLGLAETTPGPLILVTEFVGFLAGARASGGLDLGAGLAAAGMTLWATFAPCFLWVFTGAPYIEWIASKRRLSAALAAISAAVVGVILNLSIWFALHVLFADVQRHGLGPVTVWWPDLSTLDVWALALAGIAAVLLLVMKRSVLLTLGLCSVLGMASSFVLTPFG from the coding sequence ATGCCACAGCCAAGCTTGATGCAAACTTTGCCGATCTGGGCACGGATCGGGATGCTGTCCTTTGGCGGCCCAGCTGCGCAAATTGCCTTGATGCACCGCGTCATTGTGGATGAGCAGAAATGGATGCGTGAGCGCGAATATCTCAACGCGCTGGCATTCTGTATGCTGCTTCCTGGACCTGAAGCGATGCAACTGGCCACTTATTCGGGGTGGCGGCTACATGGTATTCGCGGCGGCTTAGCGGCTGGTTTACTTTTCGTGCTGCCCGGGGCAGCGGTTATTTTGGCGCTGGCAGCGATTTATCTGCTCTATGGCGATGTGCCTTGGTTGCAAGCGCTGTTTTTGGGCATCAAGGCGGCGGTTCTGGTGATTGTTCTTGAAGCCTTGCTACGGGTGACAAAGCGCAGCCTGACCCAAACGCGCCATTGGCTGATTGCCGGTCTGTCTTTTTTTAGTTTGTTTTGCCTGAGCCTGCCGTTTCCATTGGTCATCCTTGTGGCTGGTATCTATGGGTTTTGGTTTGCCAGCTTAGAGCACAGCCCGAACCGTGATGCCAAAGTCGATGTGTCGCCCTTGCGCAGTCTGGCCACCATCCTGATCTGGCTTTTGATTTGGTGGGCGCCGATCTTGGTGGTTGCGCATTTTGCCGAAAGCGGCGTTTTGGCCGAGATAGGCATCTTTTTTTCAAAACTGGCGACCGTAACTTTTGGCGGAGCTTATGCGGTGCTTGCCTATATGGCGCAGGATGCGGTGGAGGCAAAGCACTGGTTGAGCGCCACAGAAATGATGGATGGTCTGGGGTTGGCAGAAACAACCCCCGGACCGTTGATTTTAGTGACCGAGTTTGTTGGCTTTCTTGCCGGTGCGCGGGCCAGTGGTGGACTTGATTTGGGGGCCGGGCTGGCCGCTGCGGGGATGACGCTTTGGGCGACCTTTGCACCCTGCTTTTTGTGGGTGTTTACCGGCGCGCCCTATATCGAATGGATTGCATCCAAACGCCGCTTGAGCGCGGCGCTTGCGGCCATATCGGCCGCTGTAGTCGGGGTGATTTTGAACCTGTCGATCTGGTTTGCGCTGCATGTGCTTTTTGCCGATGTGCAAAGGCATGGGCTGGGGCCGGTGACCGTTTGGTGGCCAGATCTGAGCACGCTTGATGTTTGGGCATTGGCGCTTGCGGGGATAGCAGCCGTTTTGCTGCTTGTGATGAAAAGAAGCGTTTTATTGACGCTTGGCCTTTGTTCAGTTTTGGGGATGGCGTCCAGTTTTGTTTTGACACCATTTGGCTAG
- a CDS encoding alpha/beta fold hydrolase, whose protein sequence is MSNFTTSDGLSLYYSDTGSGLPILCLAGLTRCSDDFCFVAPHLSDHRVIMLDYRGRGRSDWAEDISTYSVPREAKDALELLDHLGIERCAVLGTSRGGMIAMFLAATAKSRLLGVGLNDVGPELASDGLGAIFDYLGVPPTERTWEEAAVARAGQMVGFDNVPHKRWLQDVKNLFEQTGDGLNLRYDPQLREAVRHSFTQPSPDLWPLFNATEGLPLCVIRGANSNLLSAQTLQKMFEKHPDMIKTAVPDRGHIPFLDEPESLEALRRWIKVMRQ, encoded by the coding sequence ATGAGTAATTTCACAACATCCGACGGTTTGTCGCTTTATTATAGCGATACCGGTAGCGGCCTGCCGATCCTCTGCCTTGCCGGGCTGACCCGATGCAGCGATGATTTTTGTTTCGTCGCCCCGCATTTGTCTGATCATCGGGTGATTATGCTCGACTACCGCGGCCGGGGACGCTCGGACTGGGCGGAAGATATCTCTACCTATAGCGTGCCGCGCGAAGCCAAGGATGCGCTCGAATTGCTCGATCATTTAGGGATCGAGCGCTGCGCCGTTTTGGGAACATCGCGTGGCGGTATGATTGCAATGTTTTTGGCGGCGACGGCAAAATCACGCCTGCTTGGGGTGGGCTTGAATGATGTTGGGCCTGAATTGGCCTCAGATGGATTGGGCGCAATTTTCGATTATCTGGGCGTCCCACCGACCGAACGTACGTGGGAAGAGGCCGCAGTTGCCCGAGCGGGGCAGATGGTTGGCTTTGATAATGTGCCGCACAAGCGGTGGCTGCAAGACGTGAAAAACCTGTTTGAGCAAACCGGTGATGGGTTGAACCTTCGGTATGATCCGCAATTACGCGAGGCGGTGCGCCATAGCTTTACACAGCCCTCACCTGATTTATGGCCACTGTTTAACGCAACTGAAGGCTTACCGCTCTGTGTGATCCGTGGGGCTAACTCGAATCTTCTTTCCGCCCAGACTTTACAAAAAATGTTTGAAAAACATCCAGATATGATAAAGACTGCAGTTCCAGACCGTGGTCATATTCCGTTTCTGGACGAACCGGAATCGCTTGAGGCGTTACGCCGTTGGATAAAGGTGATGAGACAATGA
- a CDS encoding alcohol dehydrogenase catalytic domain-containing protein, with the protein MSQIQAAVCHSFDEPLRIETVDLRAPNGSEVEVSLGAVAVCHSDIAYAAGAWGGTLPAVYGHEAAGTITSIGASVSGLAVGDRVVVTLIRACGECPTCAAGSPTICETGYNGDHGPLTTAEGGILHQGMACGAFAEKVVVEQSQVVKITDDLQFDAASLLACGVITGIGAVVNAAELRAGQDAVVIGCGGVGLNAIQGARIAGARRIVAVDMTEDKLEIAREFGATDTVLASEGKPWRTAKKAMGRGADAVFVTVGVSAVYDSAPRYLAYGGKVVMVGMPKSGESSTYEPVMMSAVNQGMVGSKMGNVVIKRDIPWMVDLYQQGRLKLDELISGRWQLDQINEAIEDTKTGAARRNVIVFD; encoded by the coding sequence ATGTCCCAGATCCAAGCCGCTGTATGCCACAGCTTTGACGAACCGCTGCGCATTGAAACAGTCGATCTGCGCGCACCCAATGGCAGCGAAGTCGAAGTGTCGCTTGGAGCGGTGGCAGTGTGTCATTCAGACATCGCATATGCCGCAGGCGCTTGGGGTGGCACCCTGCCCGCAGTTTACGGCCATGAGGCAGCCGGTACAATCACCAGTATCGGCGCGTCTGTAAGCGGTCTGGCCGTTGGGGATCGGGTAGTTGTGACTTTGATCCGCGCCTGCGGTGAATGCCCCACCTGTGCGGCAGGATCGCCAACCATCTGTGAAACCGGCTACAACGGCGATCACGGCCCCTTAACAACCGCCGAAGGCGGGATCTTACATCAGGGGATGGCCTGCGGCGCTTTTGCTGAAAAGGTCGTGGTCGAACAAAGCCAGGTGGTCAAAATCACGGATGATTTGCAATTTGACGCGGCCTCGTTGCTGGCCTGCGGCGTGATTACCGGCATCGGTGCCGTTGTTAATGCCGCCGAGTTGCGCGCAGGTCAGGATGCCGTCGTAATCGGCTGTGGCGGGGTGGGGCTAAATGCCATCCAAGGCGCCCGCATCGCTGGCGCGCGGCGCATTGTGGCTGTGGATATGACCGAAGATAAGTTGGAAATCGCACGCGAGTTCGGGGCTACGGATACAGTTCTAGCAAGCGAGGGAAAACCATGGCGCACCGCTAAAAAGGCCATGGGACGCGGCGCTGATGCGGTGTTCGTCACTGTTGGTGTAAGCGCAGTTTATGACAGCGCACCGCGCTATTTGGCCTATGGCGGGAAAGTCGTCATGGTCGGCATGCCAAAATCTGGAGAAAGCTCAACCTATGAGCCGGTGATGATGTCAGCCGTAAATCAAGGCATGGTGGGATCAAAAATGGGCAATGTGGTGATCAAGCGCGATATTCCCTGGATGGTTGACCTTTACCAGCAGGGGCGGCTTAAATTAGACGAGCTGATTTCAGGCCGGTGGCAGCTGGATCAAATCAACGAGGCCATTGAAGATACGAAAACTGGTGCGGCGCGCAGGAATGTGATTGTATTTGATTAA
- a CDS encoding haloacid dehalogenase type II, whose product MAITTCVFDAYGTLFDVAAAARIVAAEPGRSEFATQWPKLAEIWRAKQLQYTWLRAITDEHTDFWTVTQNGLDFALDALGLQKDVELRERLLSLYWELQAYDEVPEMLAALKAKGFATAILSNGSPDMLDGAVRSAGLSEHLDAVLSVQSVGVFKPDRRVYDLVGSHFGCTKDQVLFVSSNGWDAAAASGYGFSCVWVNRASDPMDRLPWTAQHQMQDLTDIPKLAEAT is encoded by the coding sequence ATGGCCATAACAACTTGCGTTTTTGATGCTTATGGAACCCTTTTTGATGTGGCTGCCGCTGCCCGCATTGTGGCGGCGGAACCCGGCCGCAGTGAATTTGCAACCCAATGGCCGAAACTGGCCGAAATTTGGCGCGCCAAACAGCTGCAATATACATGGCTCCGGGCGATCACAGACGAGCATACCGATTTCTGGACTGTGACCCAAAATGGTCTGGATTTTGCGCTTGATGCCCTTGGGCTTCAAAAGGATGTTGAATTGCGCGAGAGGCTTTTAAGCCTTTACTGGGAATTACAAGCCTATGACGAGGTCCCCGAAATGCTTGCCGCGCTTAAAGCCAAAGGTTTTGCCACCGCGATTTTGTCCAACGGTTCACCGGATATGCTGGACGGTGCTGTGCGCTCTGCCGGATTAAGCGAACACTTGGATGCGGTTTTATCAGTGCAAAGCGTGGGCGTTTTCAAACCCGACAGACGAGTTTACGATCTGGTGGGCTCGCATTTTGGCTGCACCAAAGACCAAGTGCTTTTTGTCTCATCCAACGGCTGGGACGCAGCGGCCGCTAGCGGTTACGGCTTTAGTTGTGTCTGGGTCAACCGTGCCAGTGATCCAATGGACCGGCTGCCCTGGACAGCACAGCACCAGATGCAGGATTTAACCGATATTCCAAAATTGGCTGAGGCAACATGA
- a CDS encoding pyridoxal-phosphate dependent enzyme, which yields MNLEMIHAAAIRLLGKARRTPLLHSPFLDEIAGRRLYVKAECLQHTGSFKYRGAFAAISALPDEVREKGILAFSSGNHAQGIALAAQQHNAPAVIVMPSDAPEIKLANTRAYGAEIVLYDRANESREEIAEVLANERGLRLIKPYDEPQVIAGQGTTGLEIAQQSRDLDVGAAEVLVCCGGGGLSSGIALALSKHAPDMTVRTVEPEGFDDTARSLAAGTRVANDAKTGSICDAIVTPTPGEITFPILQKHCGAGLVVSEDEALRAMAMAFERLKIVIEPGGAVALAAALFHGDSIASDTVIAVASGGNVEAEMFTRALQTKD from the coding sequence ATGAACTTAGAAATGATCCACGCCGCGGCCATTCGGCTGCTCGGGAAAGCCCGCCGGACTCCGTTGCTTCATTCCCCTTTTCTGGATGAGATTGCCGGCCGGCGGCTTTATGTCAAAGCCGAGTGCCTGCAACATACCGGCAGCTTTAAATACCGAGGCGCATTTGCCGCAATTTCCGCCCTGCCCGATGAGGTGCGCGAGAAAGGCATTTTGGCCTTTTCCTCGGGCAACCATGCGCAAGGGATTGCACTGGCCGCACAGCAGCATAATGCGCCTGCGGTCATTGTAATGCCAAGCGACGCCCCTGAAATCAAATTAGCCAACACCCGCGCTTATGGCGCTGAAATTGTGCTCTATGATCGGGCGAATGAAAGCCGTGAGGAGATCGCCGAGGTTCTGGCCAATGAACGCGGGCTAAGATTGATCAAACCATATGACGAGCCACAAGTGATTGCCGGACAAGGTACCACTGGGCTTGAGATTGCTCAGCAGTCGCGTGATCTTGATGTTGGGGCCGCAGAAGTGCTCGTATGTTGCGGTGGCGGTGGGCTCTCTAGCGGTATTGCGTTGGCTTTATCAAAACACGCTCCCGACATGACCGTTCGAACCGTGGAACCCGAAGGCTTTGACGATACTGCCCGATCACTGGCAGCGGGGACCCGTGTTGCCAATGACGCAAAAACCGGTAGCATTTGTGATGCGATCGTGACCCCAACACCGGGCGAGATTACTTTCCCAATCCTTCAAAAGCACTGCGGCGCCGGCCTGGTGGTCAGCGAAGACGAAGCCTTGCGGGCAATGGCGATGGCGTTTGAGCGGCTGAAAATTGTCATCGAACCCGGCGGCGCAGTGGCTTTGGCTGCGGCGCTTTTTCATGGCGATAGCATCGCCTCAGACACTGTCATTGCAGTCGCTTCAGGCGGAAATGTTGAGGCCGAGATGTTTACCCGAGCCCTGCAAACCAAAGACTAA
- a CDS encoding mandelate racemase/muconate lactonizing enzyme family protein, translating to MKLHHLDIIVTAPPAPGWGGRYWILVKLTTDTGIVGWGECYASSVGPKAMEPVIRDVFERYFLDENPENIERLFRRVYSSGFTQRPDLTVMGAFSGLEIACWDILGKHRERPVWALLGGVMNERIRAYSYLYPLAHHDLDDFWTTPELAAESAVDLVDRGYTAVKFDPAGPYTMRGGHMPAMRDIELSVAFCKAIRDAVGSRADLLFGTHGQFSTAGAIRLGQALEPYSPLWFEEPIPPDNLLEFKKVADAVRIPIATGERMTTKAEFATLLQTGGAAILQPALGRAGGIWEMKKLAAIAEVFNAQMAPHLYAGPIEWAANIHLAASIPNLLIIETIETPFHHNLIKGSIQVENGFVRAPQASGLGIEVDEELARAHPFGGEGLHLQMQDAPCDYQNANSFAGGSPVKKS from the coding sequence ATGAAGCTGCATCATCTTGATATCATTGTCACCGCGCCCCCTGCGCCGGGGTGGGGCGGACGCTATTGGATTTTGGTCAAGCTGACCACCGATACCGGAATAGTTGGCTGGGGCGAGTGCTACGCTTCAAGCGTCGGCCCAAAAGCGATGGAGCCCGTCATTCGGGATGTATTCGAGCGTTATTTTCTGGATGAAAATCCGGAAAACATCGAGCGGCTTTTCCGGCGGGTCTATTCTTCGGGATTTACCCAGCGGCCAGATTTAACGGTGATGGGCGCCTTTTCTGGGCTTGAAATTGCCTGCTGGGATATTTTGGGCAAACACCGCGAGCGGCCGGTCTGGGCTTTGCTGGGCGGCGTCATGAACGAGCGTATCCGCGCCTATAGTTATCTTTATCCGCTTGCGCATCATGATCTGGATGACTTTTGGACTACGCCAGAATTGGCCGCAGAAAGCGCGGTTGATTTGGTCGATCGCGGCTATACGGCGGTGAAATTTGATCCCGCCGGCCCCTATACGATGCGCGGCGGACATATGCCGGCGATGCGCGATATAGAACTCTCGGTTGCGTTCTGCAAGGCCATCCGCGACGCGGTTGGAAGCCGCGCTGATCTTTTGTTTGGCACCCATGGTCAGTTTTCCACTGCCGGGGCCATTCGGCTTGGCCAAGCGCTTGAGCCCTATAGTCCGCTGTGGTTTGAAGAACCGATCCCGCCGGATAATCTGCTTGAGTTCAAAAAAGTTGCCGATGCGGTGCGCATACCGATTGCCACCGGCGAGCGGATGACCACCAAGGCCGAATTTGCCACGTTATTGCAAACCGGTGGCGCAGCGATTTTGCAGCCCGCACTGGGCCGCGCCGGCGGCATCTGGGAAATGAAAAAACTTGCTGCCATCGCTGAAGTGTTCAACGCGCAGATGGCCCCACATCTTTATGCCGGGCCGATTGAGTGGGCCGCAAACATCCATCTTGCGGCCTCGATTCCCAATCTTTTAATCATCGAAACCATTGAAACACCTTTTCATCACAATTTAATCAAAGGCAGTATTCAGGTGGAAAACGGCTTTGTCCGGGCACCACAAGCCTCTGGCCTAGGGATTGAAGTTGACGAAGAACTGGCGCGCGCGCATCCGTTTGGCGGCGAGGGGCTGCACCTTCAAATGCAGGACGCGCCCTGCGACTATCAAAACGCCAATAGTTTTGCCGGGGGCTCCCCAGTTAAAAAATCCTAA
- a CDS encoding acyl-CoA synthetase, translating to MPFASVADSIAFEKEMPWVDRDVPKSIFSLLSQTAGKFPNHNAISFQLQSGAQDKAETFTWAQLQQKTAQAANLFRSLGIGRDDVVAYVLPNSNETVLALLGGATAGIVSPVNPLLDPAQIAAVLRETNAKVVVTLKAFPKSEVAQTTAQAVADAPNVHTVLEIDLNRYLTPPKSWLVPLLRPKNPVSHQAKVLDFNTEMAKQNTTLDFEDIQEDRVAALFHTGGTTGMPKVAQHLSSGIIYNGWVGSTLLFTEEDNVICPLPLFHVLASHVILMAALSSGAHVIFPTPAGYRGDGVFDNFWKLVERWQVTFIVGVPTAISALMQRPVDADISSVKTSFSGSAPLPVELFRRFEEATGVTIVEGYGLTEATCLVSGNPVDGEKKIGSIGVRFPYTDIKIVKSSGKGLVECATDEIGEICISNPGVWAGNTYTESDKNKDLYYQDTHLRTGDLGRIDSDDYLWITGRAKDLIIRGGHNIDPALIEEALLGNSDVGFAGAIGQPDAHAGELPCVYVELIEGATVTEAELLDFCTENVPERAAHPKHVEIMPELPKTAVGKVFKPDLRKKAITRVYDAALDEAGLSARVQSVIDDKKRGLVAQVSSEDSDDEVSAVLGGFSGQWERCP from the coding sequence ATGCCATTTGCGTCTGTCGCGGATTCAATCGCTTTTGAAAAGGAAATGCCGTGGGTTGACCGCGATGTTCCAAAATCAATTTTTAGCCTGCTGTCACAAACAGCTGGAAAATTTCCAAATCATAATGCCATAAGTTTTCAATTGCAGTCAGGGGCGCAAGATAAAGCCGAAACATTCACCTGGGCGCAGCTGCAGCAAAAAACTGCGCAAGCGGCCAATTTATTCCGCAGCCTTGGAATCGGCCGTGATGATGTGGTGGCCTATGTGCTGCCAAACTCCAATGAAACAGTTCTGGCCCTTTTAGGCGGTGCGACAGCGGGCATTGTCAGCCCGGTAAATCCACTGCTTGATCCGGCGCAAATCGCAGCGGTTTTGCGCGAAACCAATGCCAAAGTGGTGGTGACATTAAAAGCTTTTCCAAAAAGTGAAGTGGCGCAAACGACCGCGCAGGCTGTAGCCGATGCGCCGAACGTTCATACGGTGCTTGAGATCGACCTGAACCGCTATCTGACCCCACCCAAAAGTTGGTTGGTGCCGCTGCTTCGGCCAAAGAACCCTGTGTCGCATCAGGCCAAAGTTCTTGATTTCAACACCGAGATGGCAAAGCAAAACACCACTCTTGATTTCGAAGATATCCAAGAAGACCGCGTCGCTGCGCTGTTCCACACTGGCGGCACCACAGGTATGCCAAAAGTTGCGCAGCACCTCAGCTCTGGCATCATCTACAATGGTTGGGTGGGCTCTACATTACTGTTCACCGAAGAGGATAATGTAATCTGCCCGCTGCCATTGTTTCATGTGCTCGCCAGCCATGTGATCTTGATGGCCGCGCTTTCATCCGGCGCGCATGTTATTTTCCCGACGCCTGCAGGATATCGCGGCGATGGTGTGTTTGATAACTTCTGGAAATTGGTCGAGCGCTGGCAGGTGACTTTCATTGTCGGTGTCCCAACGGCTATTTCAGCATTAATGCAGCGCCCTGTTGATGCGGATATCAGCTCAGTTAAAACCTCATTTTCTGGATCTGCACCGCTGCCGGTCGAGCTTTTTCGCCGGTTTGAGGAAGCAACAGGCGTGACCATCGTCGAAGGCTACGGGCTGACCGAGGCCACCTGCCTTGTCTCTGGTAACCCGGTAGACGGGGAAAAGAAAATCGGCTCGATTGGAGTGCGGTTTCCCTATACAGATATTAAAATCGTCAAATCCTCTGGGAAGGGTTTGGTTGAATGTGCCACCGATGAAATTGGGGAAATTTGCATCTCAAACCCCGGGGTATGGGCCGGCAATACCTATACCGAAAGTGACAAAAACAAGGACCTTTATTACCAAGATACGCATTTGCGTACCGGCGATCTGGGCCGCATCGACAGTGATGACTATCTATGGATCACTGGCCGTGCCAAAGATTTGATTATTCGGGGGGGGCATAACATTGACCCTGCACTGATAGAAGAGGCCTTGTTAGGTAATTCTGATGTGGGCTTTGCTGGTGCCATTGGTCAGCCTGATGCCCATGCTGGCGAGTTGCCTTGTGTCTATGTCGAGTTGATCGAGGGCGCCACCGTCACCGAGGCTGAGCTTTTGGATTTTTGCACTGAGAATGTACCAGAGCGCGCAGCGCATCCGAAGCATGTTGAAATCATGCCCGAGCTGCCAAAAACAGCGGTTGGAAAAGTCTTTAAGCCCGATCTGCGTAAAAAGGCAATCACCCGGGTTTATGACGCTGCACTGGATGAGGCGGGGCTATCAGCGCGGGTGCAATCCGTGATTGATGACAAGAAGCGCGGCCTTGTGGCGCAGGTCTCATCAGAGGATAGTGATGATGAAGTTTCCGCAGTTCTGGGCGGCTTTAGCGGCCAATGGGAGCGGTGCCCATAA